One genomic window of Solanum dulcamara chromosome 12, daSolDulc1.2, whole genome shotgun sequence includes the following:
- the LOC129876637 gene encoding signaling peptide TAXIMIN 1-like yields MCCCGDDCQCRPLGFLLGLPFALVALLLSIVGVIIWIVGITLSCLCPCCICVTVLVEMALALIKAPFSVMKWFTEQIPC; encoded by the exons atgtgTTGTTGTGGAGATGATTGTCAATGTAGACCTTTAGGTTTTCTATTAGGTCTTCCCTTTGCTCTTGTTGCTCTTCTTCTATCCATTGTTGGTGTTATCATATGGATTGTTGG AATTACATTGAGTTGTTTATGTCCATGTTGTATTTGCGTAACAGTATTGGTAGAGATGGCTTTGGCATTAATCAAAGCACCATTTTCAGTTATGAAATGGTTCACTGAACAAATTCCAtgttag